One Candidatus Kapaibacterium thiocyanatum genomic window, GCGGATCGACGACAATTACGGCAAGACCGTTCTGCACTGTCACTTCCTCGCGCACGAGGACTGGGGCATGATGCAGGTCATCGACATCCAGCCGCTGGTAGGTGTCGACGAAACGCAGCCGTGGCAGTCGCCGGAGCTATTCCCGAATCCCGTCGCAGGTCGCTTCAGCACCGTGAAGGTGCGGCTGCCGCAATTCCTCGCAGGTACGAAGACGACGATTCGCGTGGTGGATATCACGGGCGAGATGGTTCTCGTCAAGCAGGTCGATGCGGCCGATGGCGAGCTCGCGACGCTCGAACTCGATGAACTCGGGGCCGGTACCTACTACGTGATGGTCACCAACGGTCCGCGTTATCGCGAAACGACGAAACTCGTCCTGGTACGATAACCATGAAGCTGCTGGTCACGATCCTGATCGTCATCGCGGCATCGTCGTGCATGCATGGACATCTCCATGCGCAGATAGCGGACAAGGTGAAGGCCCTGCACGTCACCGCGGCCGATGGCCACGTCGTATCCGTCGATGCGCTGCTGAAAGGTCGTCCGGTCGTCCTGGTACGGTACATCGGCAACCAATGCCTGCACTGCATACGACAGATACGTCTTCTCGGCGATGCCGCCGCGATATTGCACGAGGCCGGCGCCTACGTCGTGGCAGTCTGTGAGGATCTGCCGGAAGAGAACCGTGAAACGATGGTGTCGATGGACCTCGACACGGCGGTGATCGGATTGTACTCCGATACCGCAGGTGCGGTGGCCGATGCCATCGGAGCCCGCATACGTGAACGCGACGGTTCGGTGACCGAACTCCACAGTACGATCGTCTTCAACGATGCGCATGTCGTGCTCGAACACCATGCCACGGCCCCGTACTTCGATATTCCAAAGATCCTTGCCGCAGTGAGAGCGAAACCATGAAGCTGCGTTACCTCCTGTCCGTTCTCCTGCCGCTGTCCGTCATCGTATCGTTCGCGCAGACGCCCACCACGTTGCCTCTGTTGCGTCCGACCTCGAAGCCATCCTCGTTCCAGGGACAACATCCGGCATCGTTCGCGACGATCGACGACGAACGTTTCGCCCAGGCCCTGAGTCTTCCGATGGGTGCGTCCATGACGATGTCGGTGTCACTGCCGCAACGCGGTGACGTCGTCCTGAACCTGGAGCGGTTCTCCGTGATGGACGATGAGACCGAAGTATGGGCGCGTACGAAGAACGGACGGCAACGTCTGACCCGGCCGGGCAGTGTGCTTCTGCGTGGTACCGTCGACGGCATGCCGCGTTCGAACGTGGTATTGTCCTGCTTCACCGGCTACTGCATCGGATACGTCACGATGTGGAACGGCCCGGCCATGCAGCGATATCTCGTCAATCCTCTGTCCGTCGAGCATCGCCCGGCCACCATGATCGTCTACGACGAGCGGTATGCCGTGCAGCCGCAGCCTTGGATATGCGGGACGGCAGAACCGACGCGTACGGTACCGAACGGCAAATCGGGCGGCGATGGCGTGCAGGCGACGTTGCGCAGGATCAAGCTCGCCCTTGAGGGAGACTACGAATACTATCAGGATCACGGACAGAACGTGAACCGGGCCACGGAGTATGCCGAGGCCGTGATCGCAGCATCGAGCGACATCTACCAGCGCGACGTGTCGGCCACGCTCTATATCGGACAACTGGATATATGGACGACGAACGATCCGTATCCCGGTATCGCTCCGGACGATCTGCTCGTACAATTCCGTGCGGAGTGGCGTACCAGCAGGACGGGCGTCGACCGTACGCTGGCCCATCTGCTGTCGGGCGTCAACCGCATCGGTGGCATCGCCTACCTGGATGCACTCTGCAGCAAGACGTGGGGCTATGGCGTGTCTGGCCTGAACAGCAACATCGACTATCCCGCCGCAGGATATGCGTGGGATACCGATGTGACGTCGCACGAACTCGGACACAACGTAGGCTCGCCGCACACGCATTCGTGTACATGGAATCCGCCCATCGACTCGTGCGTGGCCGCCGAGAGCGGCAACTGCTATGCGGGTACGAAGCCGGTGCTCGGTACCATCATGAGCTATTGCCATCTGACCAACAAGGGAACGTCGCTCGAATTCCATCCGCGCGTCGTGGCCCTGATGGATGGCAAACTGCGGAACGCGGTATGCGTCGGACTTTCGACGAACATGACGGTCGATGCCGGACGCGATACCGCGGTCTGCGGCAGTGCGGCCGTGACGCTGCGCGCGACGGTCACGGGTGGCACGGCACCGTATACGTACATCTGGTCACCTGCAGCGGGTATGACGGGCTCGGCGACATCGATGCCGATCGTGAACCCGGTGGCGACGACGGTCTACATCGTCGAAGTACGCGATCAGTACAACGCATCCGTGAAGGATACGGTCGTCGTTACGGTGAATCCCCCCGTCGACGTATCGCTCGGCGCGGACCAGATGCTGTGCGAAGGAAGTGCACTGCGCCTTTCCGCATCGACGAATTCCGGCATGCCGCCCTTCACGTATCGGTGGTACGCGGGCGACGCCATGCAGGACAGCATCGGTGCGACCTTCACGACGGTACCTGCGATGAACGGGGACTACATCGTGCAGGCCACCGACGCCAACGGTTGTGTCGATGCGGATACGATGCATGTCATCATCAGACCCGCACCTGTCGTGACCATCAACGATCTGCCCGAAGCATGCAGGAGTGAGATGGTGAGGTTGAGGACGAGTGTGCTGTCTGGACTCGGTCCGCTCGCCTATGTGTGGTTCGAGAACGGACGGAAGCTCGTCACCAATACACCCTATCTCGACGTCGCTGCCGATGCGACCATGACGTACCGTGTGGTGGTGACGGACATCAGCGGCTGCGCGGATACGACCGAGTACACGATTCCCGTGCACGATATCCGATACACCGTCACACCATCCGCCCTCCCGATCCCCGCATTGTCTGCATGCGAGGACACCTTCCCCGGTACCATCGTCATCAGGAACGACGGTGCGGATACGATGACGATCGCCATCGATACGACGAAGTCCAGGTATACCGTCATGACATCGTCGATGCTGCCTGCGACCATCGTGCCGGGAGCGGCGCTGACCATGCCCGTCACGATCCGGTTGACGACGACCAGGCAGATTCGTGATACGGTCTGGTTCACCGATGCGGCGTGCGGACGTACCGTTCCGGTTCTCGTTGCTGGTACGGCGGGTAGCGTGTCTCCTTCGGACGACGTCACCGACTTCGGTACGCACATAGAGTGCACAGGGCAATCCCCACGGTCGGTCCATATCGGCGTGGCGAATACCTCTTCCGCCGACGCCGTCATCACCTCCGTCCGTGGCAGTCGACTGGGTACCTTCACGCTTCCCGACGGTCGTGTGAGAATCCCTGCACGCGCCGACGTGCGCTTCATCGCCCTCTTCCGTTCTGTCCTGCCCGCAGGTATCACGATGGATACGCTGGCGGTATCGTTCACGACATCCTCATGCGAACGTAGGTTCGACATGCCGGTTCGCATTACCGCGATCACGGCCCCATATCGGCACGACGATGTCGTGGAGTTCGGAGAACTGACGTCGACGAGCGATGCCGACATCCGCAGAATGACGACGATCGCGACGGATACCGAAGTTCTTCCGGCCGGCGTGATCACAGGAGTCGATATCGAAGGCCCGTTCGTTACGAGTGTCCGCCCCGGACAGGATGTGCGGAGGACACGGCCGCTCGATATCGACATCATGCTGAAGCCATCCCTGGTGACGGGTACGGGAGATATCGAGGGAAGTCTGGATCTGTTCCTCGATTCCTGCGCGGTTCCCCTGCATATCGCCCTCCATGGCAGCATGAGGTCGGTTTCGGTATCGGAAGCCGGAGAGACCGCCCGACCCATGTTCGTGGATATGGCCAATCACCGGCTCGTCGTCACCGCCGGTATGGGGGGTACGGTCAACATCGTGGACATCGTCGGTCGTACGGCCGGATTTGCCGACGTTCCGGCCGACATTCGGCGTGAAGTCGATCTAAGTCATTTGCCGTCAGGTGTATACATCGCCGTCCTCGCTTCACCGGACAGACGTTTCACCCTGCGTTTCATCATCGATCGATGATCCTCGCCATCCGGCCCATAGGGACCGGGCGGACATATCTTCCTATGTTTGCACCCCGACCGACTGGTCGGAATATTGCACACACGAGACAGGAAGATATATGCAACGTCTGGTACTATCGGTACTTGCACTGGTATGCTCTTCGGCAGCCCTGTTCGCACAAGGTACCGTATCGGGGAGAGTGATCGATGCGACGACCGGCCAGCCGATCTACGGCGTGAGAGCCAGGGTCAAGGCCCAGAAGCTGTCGGCATTCACGAACGACGATGGCTGGTTCCGTATTTCCAACGTGAAGGGCGACTCCGTCACCGTGACCATTTCCGGTATGGGATGGAATGACGTCGAACGCAGGATGGGTACGGCGGCACCCGACGAACGTCCGATCCCGGTGACGTCGACGGCGAAGAACGTGGGCGACATCATCGTCTACGGCGCCGCCCGCAGGGCGCAGAAGCTGACGGAAGCTCCGGCCGCCATCAGCACGGTTTCGCCGATGGAGCTCGAACGTGCGTCGTCGCACGGCTCCCTGGCGAAGACGATGGAAACGATGCCCGGCGTGGACGTCGTCCAGTCCGGATCGAACGACTTCAACGTCAATGCCCGTGGCTTCAACAATTCGATCAACCGCCGGACGCTCGTCCTGATCGACGGACGCGACCCCTCCACACCGCTCATCAACCTGAACGAGTGGAACTCGATGTCCAGCATCCTTTCCGACATCGCCTCCATCGAAGTGGTGCGGGGTCCGGGATCGGCACTCTACGGACAGAACGCCTACAACGGCGTGGTCAACATCCGTACCACCGATCCGCGTGACGTACAGGGAACGCGCATCAGCCTGACCGGTGGCGAATGGGAAACGTATCGCGCATCCATCCGCCATGCCGGCACGTTCGGAGACTTCGCGTACAAGATCAATCTCGGTGCATCGCATCAGTTGAACTATTCGCTGACGTCGCGCATGCGCGATTCGTCGAAACCCAACCTCGGTCTCGAATATCCGGGACTGTCCTTCGACGTACGACCGCTCACCGACGAACAGCGTCGTCCGTTCCTCTACGTGGGGACGGCACGCCTGGACTACGACCTCGACCCCACCAGCCGTCTCGTTCTCGAAGGCGGATTCTCCGCCAGTGGTAACGAGATGTACGTCAACCAGACGGGACGCCTGCTCGTACAACGTGTCGAGAAGCCCTTCGCACGTCTGGCCTACAACTCCGAGCACATCAATGTCCAGGGTCTGTGGCAGCGCCGGAATACGCCGAACGCCCAACTGGTGTTCAATGCCGCTGCGACGTCGCTCGAACTTTCCGACGTTCTCGGTATCGATGCCCAGTACAACAACACGGCGATGGATGGTGATCTCCGTTACATCTTCGGAGTGCAGGCGGAGCATCAGGACGTGAGCTCGCCGCTGCAGGGCGATGCCGTGTCGCTCATCAGCCCCGATCGCGTGAAGGCCGACTTCTATGGCGCCTACGGTCAACTCGAATACCGCATCGTACCGACGCTTTCGGCCGTGGTCGCGGCGCGCGTCGATGGTTCGCAATTATTCTCCACGCAGTTCTCCCCGAAGGTCGGACTGGTGTGGGAGCCGATCGCGAAGCAGACGTTCCGTCTGACGCTGAACAGGTCCTTCCTGCGTCCGAGCTATACGGACCTCTATCGCCGTTCGCCCGCAGGTCTGCCCGTCAATCTCGCCCGCGTCGATTCGCTCGTGAACGCAGCCGTATCGCAGGCCGCTGGACGTGAAGTGGATGCCAACCTGAATCTGGGTACGGCAGTGCGTCAGTTCAATCTCGGCAATGCCGATCTGAAGCCTGAGACGGCCCTGTCGCTCGAGCTCGGATACAAGGGCCAGGTGAACAAGGATATCTTCGTGACGGTGGATGCATATTATAACCAGCGCAAGAATCTCATCTCGGCACCGCTCGGCGGTCTCGCTCCGTCGGTCTATGCGCCCATCCGCTCCAACACCGGTGATGCCGGACTGAACCGTATCGGTGATTCTGTGCTGGCTGCGGAACTCGGCAAGATCAACCCCGCCTTCATGTCCCGTCTCGCGACGTACGAAGGTGGTCCCGCACTGGTGATCGCGCCCACGAACATCGCCGTCGTCGACGAATACGGTGTGGAACTCGGAGTGAACTACTACGTCACCAACGAGTTGTTGCTGACCGGTAACTATTCATGGTTGGACATCAACGTCCGTGAAAACGACGTTCCCTCGCAGAAGATCCTGCCGAACACGTCGAAGAACCGCGTGAACATCGGTCTCGAATACAGCCGTCCGAATCAGTTCGACGCCGGCATCATGGTTCGGTATGTCGAAGGCTTCCGCTGGATAGCCGGTCTGTTCGAAGGCAGCGTACCATCCTATACCGTCGTCAACCTCAATGCCGGCGTCTACGTGATGAACGATCTGCGCGTGAGCGTCAACATCTTCAACCTGCTGGACAACTACCACTACGAGATCTTCGGTGGTACGATGCTGCGTCGCCAGGCGACGGCGACGGTCACCTACAGCTTCTGAGCAGACAATCGCTGATACAGTTCGTTCAGCGATTCGTCACTCCTGATACGGTTCATGGCCCACGGTGGCAGCTTGTCGGCTGCCTCGCGGGCCATTTCCATTGCTTCCTCATGTCGTCCTGCGCGCCATAGCACTCCGCCTGCAGCGAAATGACCGAACAGGAAGTCGGCATTCGTGCGGGGAATCTCGCGGGCGATGGCCACGGCGTCGTCCACACGGCCCGTCCGTTCGTACAGTCGTGCGAGGCTGATGCGTGCGGACGAATACGTGTGCTTGGCTCCGATGGCACGAAGGAACCATTGTTCGGCGTGGACGTCGTCGCCGAGGCGAACGAACAGGTCGCCACGATTCCACATCATGGTTTCTTCGTCGGGCATGGCCGACAGGGCCACTTCCGTAACGCGGAGTGCGCCGTGCCAGTCCTCGAGCACGCGATAGTAGGTGATGGCGAGCGAATACGTGGCGAACTTCTCCGGATCGAGTCGTTGCAGTTGCGTCAGCAACGGCTCCACGTCCTGCTCGTCCAGATTCGCCTGGCCACTGCGATGCAGGGCGCACAGGGTGCCGATATAGGATGCCAGCGCTTCCGCATCTTCCACCGAGCCGATTTCCGTACGTGCTTCGCGGATGAGTTCCCAGGCGCGATCGTTCTCGCCCTGCCAGATCAGGCCGTTCGCCACGGACATCGTGATCTCGAAGGAAGCGTCCGCGAGGATCGCATCGAACAACGGTCTGGCTTCGTCCGGCGACGGACGCGTAGCGGCATGCCATGTGCGTACGAGCGGATCGTTCGTTCTGGCCAATGCTTCGTCGAGGATTGCCGCAGCTTCGTCTTCACGCGGTGCATTACTGCGCTGCAGCGCCCATGCGAGGGCGATGTAGGCGCCGGGATTGCCGACGGGATCGAGCTCGATGCTCCTCCTCAGGAACAGTTCCGCCAGATCGACCCGTGCACGCTCCTCCAGCTCGAATCCGGCCTCGAACAATGCACGGGCATCGTTCCAGTGTTCATAGCCGGTGCGGATCAGACCGATGATGGTCGTCATTGCTGGATGGGCTCCCAGATGCCGTGGACGTTGCCGTCCGGATCTGCGAAGTAGGCGAGATGGCCCATGTCGCCGACCGTCATCCTGGGGACGACGATCTTGCAGCCGTTGGCTTCGATGGCGGCGATCGTTTCGTCGATGGAAGCGACGCCGATGGCATTCGTGACGCGCGAGGATTCCGGCGTGCGCTTCATCAGCGCACCGTCGATACCCATTTCGCCTTCCTTGCCTGTGGAAGCGAAGATATAGTCTTCACCGTAGGGCTGGAAGTTCCAGCCGAATACCTTCCGGTAGAAATCCATCGAGCGTTCGAAGTTCTCGACCGGAATTTCGAAATGGACAACGCGACCCATGACCGACCTCATAGAGTGAAATGGAAAAGGGTAATCGTCTTCGTCGTATCGGTGAGATGTATCGTCCGCATCGTCCAGGCGCTATTCGAATGCCTGCGCCAGATATTCCCGCAGAGGGCGAGCGGCATCGTAGTAGGCCATGAGGGCCTTCACCGCGTCCTTGCGCATGAATATCTCCGGCGACACCGGCGCCATATAGTAGAACTGCTTGTTGGCGACGAGCGGTTCGGCGGCGGCGGCTTCCTTGAATTCCGCCGGCACGATCTTGTTCCGCTCGCCCTTGATCGACTCGAAGTGCTTGACGAACGGCTTCGCCCCGATGAGCTTCCTGAAGGCCGCGGGATCGTCGGCGATCATTTCACGGATGATGGACAGCCGTTCCTTGTCCGGCATGTAGACCCCTCCGCCCACATAGCCACCCGTCGCTTCCGCATGGATGTAGAAGCCGGGATATCCTTCGGACTTGCGGCCATACTTCGAGATGATGGCTCCCATGTGCGTCTTGTACGGCGACTTGTCCTTCGAGAACCGGATGTCCCTGTTGATCCGGAAGAGGGTATCCTTCGGCTCTATGTGGAGATCCGGTTCACGTTCACGGACGGCTTCGATCAGGGCGGCGACGAGGTCGCGGAACGGCACCTTGACGTGGCGTTCGTACTCGGCCTTGTGTGCATCGAACCATTCCTTGGAGTTGTTGCGCTCGAGGCCAGCGAAGAAGTCGAAGTAGTGTTGCGAGAGCATTGGGAGCCGGCCCGGTTACTTTTCGGAATGGAGCCCGATCTTGTTGCCTTCGGTATCGGTAATGAAGGCAATGTAGCCAATTTCGTTCACCTTGGTTTTCTTCATCAGCAGGGTGGCACCGGCCGCGATGGCACGGTCCAGCATGGGCTGAAGATTCTGTCCGGCGTTCAGATAGATCACCACGCCGAGCGTTCCGGGCGTGTTGTGGGAGTCGTTGGTGATGGCTCCGCCCACACCGTTCTGTCCGCGCGGCAGGAAGCACATGTCGTGGTCGCCGGCCTTGGATTCCATGCGGGATGTATACAAGGGCTGGTCGTACATGGCGCTATAGAACTTGGTCGCCCGTTTGAAGTCCGTGCAGGGAATTTCGAACCAGCTCACTGCATGTGGATTATCCATGATGTTCCTCGTTATAAGTGTATTTGGGATGCCAGCCGGCTTGTCCGTCCTTGAGGAGATCGAACATCGGGAAGATGCCCATGTAGAAATCTCCCGGTCCGAATGCATCGGTACCGGCGCGTACGATGGTACCGTCGGCATTGCGGTGGAAGGTGGAAAACCCAGGCTGTAGCATACGTTTCTGATTGTCGAGAGTCGAAAAGCCCATATCCTCCGTGAATCGGCCTTCGGCGTCCGACACCATCCGGAAGGACCATCCCCTTGACGAAGCGAACTCGTTCTGAACGTCGGGGCTGTCGCCGTTCATGAGGACGATTGCTGCGCGGGATCTGATATGCGGCAGGATTCCGTTGAGGCCGTCGGCCCAGAGGGTACAATACGGACATCCACGTCCCATGTTGTGAACGACGATAAGATCGTTGCGTCCGTCGAACAGTTCGTCCAGCGTCACATCCGTCCGTTCGCCGGTGGCGAACCGGTAGGACTGGTCGATGGACATGGCGGCACGCTCGCGGAGCAGCTCCGTCATCCGGTTGCGGCGTTCGTTGATTTCCTTGTACAGGCGTACGAGTTCGGAGTCTTCAAAGGGAGACATGGCTGTTTCCGGTGGTCGTGGGACGTCTTCCGTGGATCTGCATGACGGGTGCCATACTGACGGTGGAATCGGGGCTCTGCGTAAGAGCCTCCAGCTCGTCGTAAAGGCGAGCGTATGAACGATCGTCGGCGATATCTGTTACAAGTACCGACTGCCGAATGCGGTCGAGCGTGAGTAACGTCACGAATTTTTCCTCCCCAGTACGAAATGATGGTATGAGCATCTGATGTCGGATATCGGTGAGCTCCGTTCCGGAGAACAGGGCAGGCAGCTTGATGCCGATGTCGGCGTCGGCACCGCGGGCCCGGGCCGCATGGCGGTACCAGTCTACGTAGGTCTCGAAGGCCGCGCTCGGTGGCCAGCAGAAATGGCCGGGAAACCATACGTCTTCGACGGCCAGGATGCCGTCGGGTTGTAGAAGACCGTATAAATGTCGTAGTGTGGCTGCCGGATCCGGGACGTGCGACAGGAAGAAGCGGGCATAGATGACGTCGAAGCGACGTTCCGTCACGAAGCGGGTGGCGTCATCATGGACGAACCGGACGATGGAGGCGGCTTCGCCCGTCGTTTCGGATTCGGCGATGGCGAGGATGTCGGCATCGGCGTCGACGGCCGTGACGCTGCCCTCCATGCCGACGCGTTCGGCCAGGAGACGGCTCACGTCACCGCCTCCACAGCCGACGTCCAGGCAGTGGACGCCGGGGCGGATGTGCAGGCTGTCGAGGAATGTCAGGGTCAGGGGGCGCATCGTACCGGCCAGAAGCCGAAGGCGTTCGCGTCCGGAGCGTCCTCCCTCAAGGACGTACGTCGGTAATCGCATGACACCGGTCCAGTGTGGTGATTGGGGCGGGGCGGTGAATCCCCGTTCCCGTCGTACTTATTCGTCTTCGAAGTCGTAGATGTAGATGTCGTGCGGCATGTCCCCGGGGTTCAGCGTGACCAGATCCTTGAGATATCCCGTATGGATGTCGTAGGTCCAGCCGTGAACCATCGGCCGCTTCTTGTTCTTCCACGAGCGCTGGATGAAGGAAATCTCCGCCAGGTGCTGTACCTGTTCGATGACGTTGAGTTCCACGAGCCGCTCGTAGCGCATCTGTTCGTCGGTGATGCTCTCGAGTTCCGAGGCATGCAGCCGATAGACGTCCTTGATGTGGCGGAGCCACTTGTTGATCAGGCCCAGGTTCTTCCTGGACATGGCCGTACGGATACCGCCACAGCCGTAGTGGCCGCAGACGATGATGTGGTTGACTTCCAGGACTTCGACGGCATACTGCAGGACGCTGAGCACGCTGAAGTCGGTATGGATGACGAGGTTGGCGATGTTGCGGTGGACGAAGATCTCGCCCGGCTCCACGCCGGTGATATCTTCGGCGGGGACGCGACTGTCCGAGCATCCGATCCAGAGGAAGTCGGGTTTCTGGTTCTCGCTCATACGCGTGAAGTAGTCCTCACGAAGATTGAGCTTGTCCTGCACCCAGGCCTTGTTGTTCAGCAGTAAGCGCTTGTAAGATTCCATCCGTTATCCTTTGTTTCGCCACGGGCGTTCCTTCCCGTGAACGTGATGAAGTTCGATCGAGATGTTCCGGAACGTTGCGGAGAGTTCGTAGTCGTGCAGCGTTTCGTAGATGTCATGATCGATATACTGTGCCTTGGCACCGTCGATGATCAGGGACGATTCTGCGGGAACGGAACGCAGGTGCCGCTTCAGTGCCGTCTTGTTGACGAAGGAGATGTCCTTGTTGAAACGCAGCAGGAAGGAGTTCCCGTCGTTGACCATGGAGAATGCCGCGTGATGGTTCGACTTCATCACGAAGAAGATGCTCACGAGCAGGCCTGCTGCCACGCCGGCGAGGATGTCCGTAGCGACGACGACGACCGTGGTCACGATGAAGGGCAGGAACTGGCTCCATCCTTCGTGATAGGTGGTGCGGATCAGCTTGATGGACGACAGTTTGTAGCCCACGACCAGCAGGATGGCGGCCAGGCAGGCCAGGGGGATCATGTTCAGCAGGGCCGGGATGAGCAGGACACTGAGCAGCAGGAGGAGGCCATGGACCATCGACGACAGGCGCGTACGGCCTCCGGCATAGATGTTGGCCGAGGAACGCACGATGACCGACGTGATGGGAAGGCCGCCGATGAAGCCGCTGATCGTATTGCCGATACCCTGGGCCAGCAGCTCACGGTCGGAGTTGGAGATACGCTTCTCGGGGTCCATCTTGTCCGAAGCTTCGATGGACAGCAATGTTTCCACGCTGCCGATGGCCGTGATGGTCAGTGCCGTCTGCCAAACGAGAGGGTTGGTGACGGCCGAGAAATCGGGCATCGTGAACTGCCCGAAGAACCCCATCAGGCTGTCCGCCACGGGCAGATTCACCAGGTGGTCGTTCGAGCCGAGGAGCTGTATGCTGGGTGCCACGGAGCCGAAGACGGCATTGAGGGCGATGCCCAGGATGACGCAGATCAGGGCCGCCGGAACGATTCCGGTCCATTTCTGGCGCTTTATCGCCTTGAGTTCCCAGAGGACGAGGATGGCCAGGGAGCAGAGGGCGATGGTGACGGCACCGGGGTGGAAGGCCTGTACGGCGTGGAAGGG contains:
- a CDS encoding carbonic anhydrase, which gives rise to MESYKRLLLNNKAWVQDKLNLREDYFTRMSENQKPDFLWIGCSDSRVPAEDITGVEPGEIFVHRNIANLVIHTDFSVLSVLQYAVEVLEVNHIIVCGHYGCGGIRTAMSRKNLGLINKWLRHIKDVYRLHASELESITDEQMRYERLVELNVIEQVQHLAEISFIQRSWKNKKRPMVHGWTYDIHTGYLKDLVTLNPGDMPHDIYIYDFEDE